From the Amycolatopsis thermoflava N1165 genome, one window contains:
- a CDS encoding lactonase family protein — translation MPGTWDPVRGEVRLGDAVPVGVRDQDYPGEIAVSPGGRFVYVSVRGANTIAALRTGRALTPVQAAPAGGNWPRHFTFDASARRLYVSNQRSGTVTWLPRDPATGRLGAAQGELAVPEVATVLFR, via the coding sequence GTGCCGGGCACGTGGGACCCGGTGCGTGGCGAGGTCCGGCTCGGGGACGCGGTGCCGGTGGGCGTGCGGGACCAGGACTACCCCGGGGAGATCGCGGTGTCCCCGGGCGGCCGGTTCGTGTACGTGTCGGTGCGCGGCGCGAACACGATCGCGGCGCTGCGCACCGGTCGCGCGCTGACGCCGGTACAGGCGGCGCCGGCGGGTGGGAACTGGCCGCGCCACTTCACCTTCGACGCGTCCGCGCGCCGGCTGTACGTGTCGAACCAGCGTTCCGGCACGGTTACCTGGCTGCCGCGGGATCCGGCGACCGGACGGCTCGGCGCGGCACAGGGCGAACTTGCGGTGCCCGAGGTCGCCACCGTGCTGTTCCGCTGA
- a CDS encoding amino acid deaminase, whose protein sequence is MASSDCTLDPAALAAIAGERLDWRFKSLPADLWGLTLAEAAARRPGLFSGGFVGPVVALEADALEHNLRTMAKWCAQAGVRLAPHGKTTMAPQLFARQAEHGAWGITAANASQLRIYRAFGVSRVLLANQLVDPAALRWLGAELDAHPEFEFSCWVDSVASVELMTGALRGTRRQVDVLVELGGDGGRTGARDLDTALAIAEAAHASPALRLAGTGGYEGALAHDPGPESRRTVDTYLGRLRELTLAIGRRGLFAGLDQVIVTAGGSAYFDQVAAALTGDWDGLPVVPVLRSGAYLTHDDGFYRGISPLGEQPRIDGTPRLRSALRAWAQVTSRPTDDLALLTLGKRDASFDEGLPEPQWHRRPGEPTAKLAGHTVTALNDQHAFVALPPDSPLRVGDWVGLGLSHPCTVFDKWPLLPVVEGDTVVDFVRTYF, encoded by the coding sequence ATGGCTTCCTCCGACTGCACCCTCGACCCGGCCGCGCTGGCGGCGATCGCGGGCGAACGGCTCGACTGGCGGTTCAAATCCCTCCCCGCCGACCTCTGGGGGCTCACCCTCGCCGAGGCCGCCGCGCGCCGGCCCGGCCTGTTCAGCGGCGGTTTCGTCGGGCCGGTGGTGGCGCTGGAGGCGGACGCGCTGGAGCACAACCTGCGGACCATGGCGAAGTGGTGCGCCCAGGCCGGCGTCCGGCTCGCGCCGCACGGCAAGACCACGATGGCGCCGCAGCTGTTCGCGCGGCAGGCGGAGCACGGCGCGTGGGGCATCACCGCGGCGAACGCGAGCCAGCTGCGGATCTACCGCGCCTTCGGCGTGTCCCGGGTCCTGCTGGCCAACCAGCTCGTCGACCCCGCCGCGCTGCGCTGGCTCGGCGCGGAACTGGACGCGCACCCGGAGTTCGAGTTCAGCTGCTGGGTCGACTCGGTCGCGTCGGTCGAGCTGATGACCGGAGCGCTGCGCGGGACGCGCCGCCAGGTCGACGTGCTGGTCGAACTGGGCGGCGACGGCGGGCGCACCGGCGCGCGCGACCTGGACACCGCGCTGGCGATCGCCGAAGCCGCCCACGCGAGCCCGGCCCTGCGGCTGGCAGGCACCGGCGGCTACGAAGGCGCACTGGCCCACGACCCGGGCCCGGAGTCGCGACGAACGGTCGACACCTACCTCGGGCGCCTGCGCGAGCTCACCCTCGCGATCGGCCGGCGCGGCCTGTTCGCCGGGCTGGACCAGGTGATCGTCACGGCTGGCGGCAGCGCCTACTTCGACCAGGTCGCCGCCGCGCTCACCGGGGACTGGGACGGCCTGCCGGTGGTGCCGGTCCTGCGCAGCGGCGCCTACCTGACCCACGACGACGGCTTCTACCGCGGCATCTCCCCGCTCGGCGAGCAGCCGCGCATCGACGGGACCCCGCGGTTGCGCTCCGCGCTGCGCGCCTGGGCCCAGGTCACCTCGCGTCCGACCGACGACCTCGCCCTGCTGACGCTGGGCAAGCGGGACGCCTCCTTCGACGAGGGCCTGCCCGAGCCGCAGTGGCACCGGCGTCCCGGCGAACCCACGGCGAAGCTGGCCGGCCACACCGTCACCGCGCTCAACGACCAGCACGCCTTCGTCGCGCTGCCACCGGATTCGCCGCTGCGGGTGGGCGACTGGGTCGGGCTCGGCCTGTCCCACCCGTGCACCGTGTTCGACAAGTGGCCGCTGCTGCCGGTGGTCGAGGGCGACACCGTCGTCGACTTCGTCCGCACCTACTTCTAG
- a CDS encoding extracellular solute-binding protein, with protein sequence MRIRRTLAALAVVATAAACAPAQTGPAGPGGDEKTGTLRVWLFDEANRAPKEAVVKDAVAEFEAAHAGVKVDVQWIPVEGRADRFSGAFNDPASAPDVAEFGNTDVASYAQTGALADLTEDIRAWPEGAGLQASVLDTAKADGKTYGIPWYTGIRALYYRTDVFAELGLRPPATLAELTETARAIRAARPELYGISVGGKYAYALLPFVWAHGGEVARNTGGAWRGDLTSPATAAGVSAYASLISPGICPPEQCANSTGTQSVQAFAGGKAAMTIGGDFNRKAVEAGAVRGKYAVVPLPGTQPGSVAPAFAGGNLLGVFRATTHRSLATEFAELLAGAKYQARMYEAMGNLPTLTAVQNQVAASDPFLEPFVATLKAGTKFVPSSPAWSRIDAQGVLPTAVQQIATGEKSPDAALAAANEAMNQAFGG encoded by the coding sequence TTGAGAATCCGTCGTACCCTCGCCGCGCTCGCGGTCGTGGCCACCGCCGCGGCCTGCGCGCCGGCCCAGACCGGGCCGGCCGGGCCCGGTGGTGACGAGAAGACCGGAACCCTGCGGGTCTGGCTGTTCGACGAGGCCAACCGCGCACCCAAGGAAGCGGTCGTGAAGGACGCGGTCGCGGAGTTCGAAGCCGCGCACGCCGGCGTCAAGGTGGACGTCCAGTGGATCCCGGTGGAAGGCCGCGCGGACCGGTTCTCCGGCGCCTTCAACGATCCCGCGAGCGCCCCGGACGTCGCCGAGTTCGGCAACACCGACGTCGCTAGCTACGCGCAGACGGGCGCGCTGGCCGACCTCACCGAGGACATCCGCGCCTGGCCGGAGGGCGCCGGGCTGCAGGCGAGCGTCCTGGACACCGCGAAGGCGGACGGCAAGACCTACGGCATCCCCTGGTACACCGGCATCCGGGCGCTCTACTACCGCACCGACGTGTTCGCCGAGCTGGGCCTGCGCCCGCCGGCGACGCTGGCCGAGCTCACCGAGACCGCCCGCGCGATCCGCGCCGCGCGGCCCGAGCTGTACGGCATCTCGGTCGGCGGCAAGTACGCCTACGCGCTGCTGCCGTTCGTGTGGGCACACGGCGGCGAGGTCGCCCGGAACACCGGCGGCGCCTGGCGCGGCGACCTCACCTCGCCCGCCACCGCGGCCGGGGTCAGCGCCTACGCGAGCCTGATCAGCCCCGGCATCTGCCCGCCGGAGCAGTGCGCGAACTCCACCGGCACCCAGAGCGTGCAGGCGTTCGCCGGGGGCAAGGCCGCGATGACGATCGGCGGCGACTTCAACCGCAAGGCCGTGGAAGCCGGCGCGGTGCGGGGCAAGTACGCGGTCGTGCCGCTGCCCGGCACCCAGCCCGGGTCGGTCGCGCCCGCGTTCGCCGGCGGCAACCTGCTCGGCGTGTTCCGCGCGACCACCCACCGCAGCCTGGCCACCGAGTTCGCCGAACTGCTCGCCGGGGCGAAGTACCAGGCGCGGATGTACGAGGCGATGGGCAACCTGCCGACGCTGACCGCGGTGCAGAACCAGGTGGCGGCGAGCGACCCGTTCCTGGAGCCGTTCGTGGCGACGCTCAAGGCGGGCACGAAGTTCGTGCCGTCCAGCCCGGCCTGGTCGCGCATCGACGCGCAGGGCGTGCTGCCGACCGCGGTGCAGCAGATCGCGACCGGGGAGAAGAGCCCGGACGCCGCGCTCGCGGCCGCGAACGAGGCGATGAACCAGGCCTTCGGCGGCTGA
- a CDS encoding response regulator — protein sequence MIRVLVVEDDPVAAEAHRTYVERVAGFTVAAVVHSGAEALRFFERDTADLVLLDFYLPDTHGLAVCRALRAAGNLVDVIAVTSARDLAVVKAAVSVGIVQYLIKPFTFASLRDKLDRYAKFRESFGETGEVGQSEVDRAFAALRSPVATALPKGMSGQTLDAVVSALRDEPDGLSAGAAASATGVSRVTARRYLEYLADNGLARREPRYGQVGRPEVWYRAVK from the coding sequence GTGATCCGGGTGCTCGTGGTCGAGGACGACCCGGTGGCCGCCGAGGCGCACCGCACCTACGTGGAGCGGGTCGCCGGGTTCACCGTCGCCGCGGTCGTCCACTCCGGCGCGGAGGCGCTGCGGTTCTTCGAGCGCGACACCGCCGACCTGGTGCTGCTCGACTTCTACCTGCCCGACACGCACGGCCTCGCGGTGTGCCGGGCGTTGCGGGCCGCGGGCAACCTGGTGGACGTCATCGCGGTGACCTCGGCGCGGGACCTGGCGGTGGTGAAGGCCGCGGTGTCGGTGGGGATCGTGCAGTACCTCATCAAGCCGTTCACCTTCGCGTCGCTGCGGGACAAGCTGGACCGGTACGCGAAGTTCCGGGAAAGTTTCGGTGAAACCGGCGAGGTCGGACAGTCCGAGGTGGACCGGGCGTTCGCGGCGCTGCGCTCACCGGTGGCGACGGCCCTGCCCAAGGGGATGAGCGGGCAGACCCTGGACGCGGTGGTCTCGGCGCTGCGGGACGAACCGGACGGGCTGTCCGCGGGCGCGGCCGCCAGCGCGACCGGGGTGTCCAGGGTGACCGCGCGGCGGTACCTGGAATACCTGGCGGACAACGGACTCGCGCGACGAGAGCCGCGATACGGACAGGTCGGACGGCCGGAGGTTTGGTACCGGGCTGTCAAGTGA
- a CDS encoding YbjQ family protein, whose translation MSQPYQQQPRFPILLSTMNDLPGYRVVRVYGEVFGLTVRSRNMFSNLGAGFKAMAGGELKGLSKLLSDSRYEALGRLCQEAMAFGANAVLSMRFDCNEIAQTASEIAAYGTAVYVVPDGTDPNAQQAAQQQYQQQPQAQGQQAQGQFQQGFTPQQ comes from the coding sequence ATGAGCCAGCCTTACCAGCAGCAGCCCCGGTTCCCGATCCTGCTGTCCACTATGAATGATTTGCCCGGCTACCGGGTCGTGCGCGTGTACGGCGAGGTGTTCGGGCTGACGGTGCGCAGCCGGAACATGTTCTCCAACCTCGGCGCCGGCTTCAAGGCGATGGCGGGCGGCGAGCTGAAGGGCCTGTCGAAGCTGCTGTCTGATTCGCGGTACGAGGCGCTGGGGCGGCTCTGCCAGGAGGCGATGGCCTTCGGGGCGAACGCGGTGCTGAGCATGCGCTTCGACTGCAACGAGATCGCCCAGACCGCGAGCGAGATCGCCGCCTACGGCACGGCGGTGTACGTGGTGCCCGACGGCACGGACCCGAACGCGCAGCAGGCCGCTCAGCAGCAGTACCAGCAGCAGCCGCAGGCGCAGGGTCAGCAGGCGCAGGGCCAGTTCCAGCAGGGTTTCACGCCGCAGCAGTGA
- a CDS encoding carbohydrate ABC transporter permease, with translation MATPNLLAPEAPAAPPAPSPRRRRRGDGPAAGRYLAPAAILLLVVLAYPIYQLVVISFYDYGQAEAAGNAPLRFLGLANYAELLGSATFWTVLAKTVVFAAVCVVGSLVAGTGLAVLASKVRAVPRTLLFLAALGAWATPAVAGSYIWLFLFDADFGLVNEALASLGFGGMAGHSWTFGTTSAFGLVALEVIWCSFPFVLVTMYAGIRAVPAEVVEAATLDGAGAWRTTTSVLLPMVRPMLLIATVQSIIWDFKVFTQIYVMTSGGGVAGRNLVLNVYAYQQAFAGSRYGLGAAIGVVMTVLLLSVTGLYVRSQRAGLA, from the coding sequence GTGGCGACACCGAACCTGCTGGCGCCCGAGGCGCCGGCCGCGCCACCCGCACCGTCCCCGCGCCGCCGCAGGCGCGGGGACGGCCCCGCCGCCGGCCGCTACCTCGCCCCCGCCGCGATCCTGCTGCTGGTGGTGCTGGCCTACCCGATCTACCAGCTCGTCGTCATCTCGTTCTACGACTACGGCCAGGCCGAGGCGGCGGGAAACGCGCCGCTGCGGTTCCTCGGGCTGGCCAACTACGCGGAACTGCTCGGCAGCGCCACGTTCTGGACCGTGCTCGCCAAGACCGTCGTGTTCGCGGCGGTGTGCGTGGTGGGCAGCCTGGTGGCGGGCACCGGGCTCGCGGTGCTGGCGAGCAAGGTCCGCGCGGTGCCCCGCACACTGCTGTTCCTGGCCGCGCTCGGCGCGTGGGCCACCCCCGCGGTGGCCGGGTCCTACATCTGGCTGTTCCTCTTCGACGCCGATTTCGGCCTGGTCAACGAGGCGCTGGCGTCGCTCGGGTTCGGCGGCATGGCCGGGCACTCCTGGACCTTCGGCACCACCAGCGCGTTCGGCCTGGTGGCGCTGGAGGTGATCTGGTGCTCGTTCCCGTTCGTCCTGGTGACCATGTACGCCGGGATCCGCGCGGTGCCCGCCGAGGTCGTCGAGGCGGCCACTTTGGACGGTGCGGGCGCGTGGCGGACGACGACCTCGGTGCTGCTGCCGATGGTGCGGCCGATGCTGCTGATCGCGACTGTGCAGTCGATCATCTGGGACTTCAAGGTGTTCACGCAGATCTACGTGATGACCAGCGGCGGTGGCGTCGCGGGACGGAACCTGGTGCTCAACGTCTACGCCTACCAGCAGGCCTTCGCCGGTTCGCGCTACGGCCTCGGCGCGGCGATCGGGGTGGTGATGACCGTGCTGCTGCTGTCCGTCACCGGGCTGTACGTCCGGTCCCAGCGTGCGGGGCTGGCATGA
- a CDS encoding N-acyl-D-amino-acid deacylase family protein, translating into MDLVLRGARIADGTGAPLFTADVGVESGRIADIGPGLTGTRVIDADGLVLAPGFVDMHSHSDLQLLAAPDHLAKVSQGVTTEVLGQDGLSYAPVDDATLAALREQLAGWNDDPPGFDWNWRSVGEYLDRLDRGVAVNAAYLVPQGTVRMLAVGFDDRPATESELDRMRELVATGLDEGAVGMSSGLTYTPGMYASDDELVALCEVVGARGGYYSPHHRSYGAGALEAFAEMVEVSRRAKCPLHLAHATMNFSVNKGRAPDLLRLLDAALDDGADITLDTYPYLPGATYLSALLPSWAAEGGIDATLARLADPETRERIRAEIEETGSDGAHGVPIDWECIEINGVRKAENAHLVGLSVAESARRAGVPAARLYFDVLVSERLGTSCLMHVGHEENVQAIMRHRTHTGGSDGLLVGDRPHPRAWGTFPRYLARYVRELGVLDLADCVAHLTGRAARRLRLTDRGLVKPGYAADLVLFDPDTVADTATFDNPRQQAAGIPYVFVNGVAAIDDGRPTGALAGRSLRRSA; encoded by the coding sequence ATGGACCTCGTTCTGCGTGGCGCGCGGATCGCCGACGGCACCGGCGCTCCTCTGTTCACGGCCGACGTCGGCGTCGAGAGCGGCCGGATCGCGGACATCGGCCCAGGCCTGACGGGCACGCGGGTGATCGACGCGGACGGGCTGGTGCTCGCGCCCGGTTTCGTCGACATGCACTCGCACTCCGACCTGCAGCTGCTCGCCGCGCCGGATCACCTGGCGAAGGTGTCCCAGGGCGTGACCACCGAGGTGCTCGGCCAGGACGGGCTGTCCTACGCCCCGGTCGACGACGCCACGCTGGCCGCGCTGCGCGAGCAGCTCGCCGGCTGGAACGACGACCCGCCCGGGTTCGACTGGAACTGGCGCTCGGTCGGCGAGTACCTGGACCGGCTCGACCGGGGCGTCGCCGTCAACGCGGCCTACCTGGTCCCGCAGGGCACCGTCCGGATGCTCGCCGTCGGGTTCGACGACCGGCCTGCCACGGAGTCCGAACTGGACCGGATGCGCGAGCTGGTCGCGACGGGCCTGGACGAGGGCGCGGTCGGCATGTCCTCGGGCCTGACCTACACCCCGGGCATGTACGCCAGTGACGACGAACTGGTCGCGCTGTGCGAGGTGGTGGGGGCGCGCGGCGGCTACTACAGCCCGCACCACCGCAGCTACGGCGCGGGCGCGCTGGAGGCGTTCGCGGAGATGGTCGAGGTGTCCCGCCGCGCGAAGTGCCCACTGCACCTCGCGCACGCGACGATGAACTTCTCCGTCAACAAGGGCCGGGCGCCGGATCTGCTGCGGCTGCTGGACGCCGCGCTCGACGACGGCGCCGACATCACCCTCGACACCTACCCGTACCTGCCCGGCGCGACCTACCTGTCCGCGCTGCTGCCGAGCTGGGCGGCCGAGGGCGGGATCGACGCGACACTCGCGCGGCTCGCCGATCCGGAGACGCGGGAGCGGATCCGCGCCGAGATCGAGGAAACCGGTTCCGACGGCGCGCACGGCGTGCCGATCGACTGGGAGTGCATCGAGATCAACGGCGTGCGCAAGGCCGAGAACGCCCACCTGGTCGGGCTTTCGGTGGCCGAGTCCGCCCGCCGCGCCGGGGTGCCCGCCGCGCGGCTGTACTTCGACGTGCTGGTCTCCGAGCGGCTCGGCACGTCGTGCCTGATGCACGTCGGGCACGAGGAGAACGTGCAGGCGATCATGCGGCACCGCACCCACACCGGGGGCAGCGACGGCCTGCTGGTCGGCGACCGCCCGCACCCGCGGGCCTGGGGCACCTTCCCCCGGTACCTCGCGCGGTACGTGCGGGAACTGGGCGTGCTCGACCTCGCCGACTGCGTCGCGCACCTGACCGGGCGGGCCGCGCGCCGGTTGCGGCTGACCGACCGCGGGCTCGTGAAGCCGGGGTACGCCGCCGACCTGGTGCTGTTCGACCCGGACACCGTGGCCGACACGGCAACCTTCGACAACCCGCGGCAGCAGGCCGCGGGCATCCCCTACGTCTTCGTCAACGGCGTCGCGGCCATCGACGACGGCAGGCCCACCGGCGCGCTCGCCGGCCGTTCACTCAGGAGGTCCGCTTGA
- a CDS encoding GntP family permease produces the protein MIDWLQHSTGGLLTLAAVSIAVLLVMIIRFKTEPFIALIIVGLLTALAAGLPVGTIVGTAQKTSDSLLEKGFGGILGHIAAIIGLGTLLGAILEKSGGARVLTGALLRAFGEKRAPLAMGLAGLIFGVPVFFDIGIFVLAPLVYVAARQGGRSLLLYCLPLLAGLSMTHAFIPPHPGPVAAAGLLHVDLGWIILMGAVCGLPAWFLAGVVFPSWIGKRMNIEVPAEMIVDDDGEDGSGPSLGLVSAIIAVPLVLILAGTFGSIWLPKNSAAAGVAAFVGTPAVALTIAVLLASWLLGTRRGMTGKELSAAALRPVAMLLLVVGAGAFFGAVLSATGIGKAVADSLQAGGLPVIAAAYVISCGLRLAQGSATVAIVTTGGIIAPSLADAGYSQAQLALIVVAIAAGSIIASHVNDGGFWIVSRYFGLTVGETLKTWTVLETILSVSGFAMAAILMAIV, from the coding sequence TTGATCGACTGGCTGCAGCACTCCACCGGCGGGCTGCTCACGCTCGCGGCGGTGTCGATCGCCGTCCTGCTGGTCATGATCATCCGGTTCAAGACCGAACCGTTCATCGCCCTGATCATCGTCGGGCTGCTCACCGCGCTGGCGGCCGGGCTGCCGGTCGGCACGATCGTCGGCACCGCGCAGAAAACGTCGGACTCGTTGCTGGAAAAGGGTTTCGGCGGGATCCTCGGGCACATCGCCGCGATCATCGGGCTGGGCACGCTGCTCGGCGCGATCCTGGAGAAGTCCGGCGGTGCGCGGGTGCTGACCGGCGCGCTGCTGCGGGCCTTCGGCGAGAAGCGCGCGCCGCTGGCGATGGGCCTGGCCGGCCTGATCTTCGGTGTCCCGGTGTTCTTCGACATCGGCATCTTCGTGCTGGCGCCGCTGGTGTACGTCGCCGCGCGGCAGGGCGGCCGGTCGCTGCTGCTGTACTGCCTGCCGCTGCTGGCCGGGCTGTCCATGACGCACGCGTTCATCCCGCCGCACCCTGGCCCGGTGGCCGCGGCCGGGCTGCTGCACGTCGACCTCGGCTGGATCATCCTGATGGGCGCGGTGTGCGGTCTGCCCGCGTGGTTCCTCGCCGGCGTGGTGTTCCCGTCGTGGATCGGCAAGCGGATGAACATCGAGGTGCCCGCCGAGATGATCGTCGACGACGACGGCGAGGACGGATCCGGGCCGTCGCTGGGACTGGTGTCGGCCATCATCGCGGTGCCGCTGGTGCTGATCCTGGCCGGCACGTTCGGCAGCATCTGGCTGCCGAAGAACTCCGCGGCCGCGGGGGTGGCGGCGTTCGTCGGCACGCCGGCGGTGGCGCTCACGATCGCCGTGCTGCTCGCGTCCTGGCTGCTGGGCACACGCCGCGGGATGACCGGCAAGGAGCTGTCGGCCGCGGCGCTGCGCCCGGTGGCGATGCTGCTGCTGGTGGTGGGCGCGGGCGCGTTCTTCGGCGCGGTGCTGTCGGCGACCGGGATCGGCAAGGCGGTGGCCGACTCGCTGCAGGCCGGTGGCCTGCCGGTGATCGCGGCCGCCTATGTGATCAGCTGCGGGCTGCGGCTCGCGCAGGGTTCGGCGACGGTCGCGATCGTGACCACCGGCGGCATCATCGCGCCGAGCCTGGCCGATGCCGGGTACTCGCAGGCGCAGCTGGCACTGATCGTGGTCGCGATCGCCGCCGGGTCGATCATCGCCTCGCACGTCAACGACGGCGGGTTCTGGATCGTGTCGCGGTACTTCGGGCTGACCGTCGGGGAAACGCTCAAGACCTGGACCGTCCTGGAAACCATCCTGTCCGTGTCGGGGTTCGCGATGGCCGCGATCCTGATGGCGATCGTGTAG
- a CDS encoding beta-N-acetylhexosaminidase, with amino-acid sequence MIPLTALLPRPVSVTPAPGTCQWPAPVEVRAADLPAEGYRLTIQPDGVLIEAPDAAGEFYARQTLRQLIGPDAFRAVPLRGTAELACGTVLDHPRFAWRGCLLDVARHFRTKAEVLRFADLLAAHKLNVLHLHLTDDQGWRVEIPAFPRLTEVGSWRRESMVGRHDGPERDGRPHGGFYTGDDLREIVAYAAARAITVVPEIDVPGHSRAAIAAYPELGGGRELDVWTSWGVSTDLLDPSESTVEFFRTVFDEVLDIFPSEVIGVGGDEAPGATPEHGKFTARMIEHLHARGRRAHAWDEVLDTGTALPAGTVIGAWRDETQVARAIEAGCQVVACPEQAVYLDHRQADGDDEPVPVGFVRTLADVHRWEPPPGVLGAQAQVWTEHLDSVRRVDYATFPRLCAFAEVVWSPPDRDHAEFHTRLAEHHLPRLDALGVEYRPLDGPRPWQRRPGVPGRPR; translated from the coding sequence GTGATCCCGCTGACCGCGCTGCTCCCCCGGCCGGTGTCGGTCACCCCCGCGCCCGGAACGTGCCAGTGGCCGGCGCCGGTCGAGGTGCGGGCGGCGGACCTGCCCGCGGAGGGCTACCGGCTCACGATCCAGCCGGACGGGGTGCTGATCGAGGCGCCGGACGCGGCGGGCGAGTTCTACGCGCGGCAGACGCTCCGGCAGCTGATCGGGCCGGACGCGTTCCGCGCCGTGCCGCTGCGCGGGACGGCCGAGCTGGCGTGCGGGACGGTGCTGGACCACCCGCGGTTCGCCTGGCGCGGCTGCCTGCTCGACGTGGCGCGGCACTTCCGCACCAAGGCCGAGGTGCTGCGGTTCGCCGACCTGCTCGCCGCGCACAAGCTGAACGTGCTGCACCTGCACCTCACCGACGACCAGGGCTGGCGCGTGGAGATCCCGGCGTTCCCGCGGCTGACCGAGGTGGGGTCGTGGCGGCGGGAGTCGATGGTCGGCCGCCACGACGGCCCGGAGCGCGACGGGCGGCCGCACGGCGGGTTCTACACCGGCGACGACCTGCGGGAGATCGTCGCGTACGCGGCGGCGCGGGCGATCACGGTGGTGCCCGAGATCGACGTGCCCGGCCACTCCCGCGCGGCGATCGCCGCGTACCCGGAGCTGGGCGGCGGGCGCGAGCTCGACGTGTGGACATCGTGGGGCGTCAGCACCGACCTGCTGGACCCGTCGGAGTCCACAGTGGAGTTCTTCCGCACGGTGTTCGACGAGGTGCTGGACATCTTCCCGTCCGAGGTGATCGGCGTCGGCGGCGACGAGGCGCCGGGCGCCACACCCGAGCACGGCAAGTTCACCGCGCGGATGATCGAGCACCTGCACGCGCGCGGGCGGCGGGCGCACGCCTGGGACGAGGTGCTGGACACCGGGACCGCCCTGCCCGCCGGCACCGTGATCGGCGCGTGGCGCGACGAAACCCAGGTGGCGCGGGCGATCGAGGCGGGCTGTCAGGTCGTCGCGTGCCCGGAGCAGGCGGTGTACCTCGACCACCGGCAGGCCGACGGCGACGACGAGCCCGTCCCCGTCGGGTTCGTGCGGACCCTGGCCGACGTCCACCGCTGGGAGCCGCCGCCCGGGGTGCTCGGGGCGCAGGCGCAGGTGTGGACCGAGCACCTGGACTCGGTGCGGCGCGTCGACTACGCGACGTTCCCGCGGCTGTGCGCCTTCGCCGAGGTCGTGTGGAGCCCGCCCGACCGCGACCACGCGGAGTTCCACACGCGACTGGCCGAACACCACCTGCCGCGGCTGGACGCCCTCGGCGTGGAGTACCGGCCCCTCGACGGGCCGCGCCCGTGGCAGCGGCGGCCGGGCGTGCCGGGCCGGCCGCGGTGA
- a CDS encoding carbohydrate ABC transporter permease yields MTTLVRKPGRTFAEIVTVLAAAVVAFPLYWMVLTALKPPGEVQSAAPWTFAPSLDSFQRVLTVSGFGRYFLNSLVVALVVVLLSLLFAFLAAVALTRFRFRGRTVLLVMLLVAQMVPVEALTIPLFFLMRSVGQVAPAFGLNELGSLVLVHLAFSLPFAIWMLRGFVAAVPAELEEAAKVDGASRLRFVWQILFPLVAPGLVATSVLSFIHAWNDFLFAKTFIISRSENQTLPQAILVFFKPEENDWGAIMASSTLMTVPVLVFFVLVQRRLVSGMAGAVKG; encoded by the coding sequence ATGACGACGCTGGTGCGGAAGCCGGGCCGCACGTTCGCCGAGATCGTCACCGTGCTCGCCGCCGCCGTGGTCGCGTTCCCGCTGTACTGGATGGTGCTGACCGCGCTGAAACCACCGGGCGAGGTGCAGTCGGCCGCGCCGTGGACGTTCGCGCCGTCGCTGGACTCCTTCCAGCGGGTGCTGACGGTGTCCGGGTTCGGCCGGTACTTCCTCAACAGCCTGGTGGTCGCGCTCGTCGTGGTGCTGCTGTCGCTGCTGTTCGCCTTCCTGGCCGCGGTGGCGCTGACCCGGTTCAGATTCCGCGGCCGCACGGTGCTGCTCGTGATGCTCCTGGTCGCGCAGATGGTGCCGGTGGAGGCGCTGACGATCCCGCTGTTCTTCCTGATGCGCTCGGTCGGGCAGGTGGCGCCTGCGTTCGGGCTCAACGAGCTGGGCTCGCTGGTGCTGGTGCACCTGGCGTTCAGCCTGCCGTTCGCGATCTGGATGCTGCGTGGCTTCGTCGCCGCGGTGCCCGCCGAACTCGAAGAGGCGGCGAAGGTGGACGGGGCGAGCCGGCTCCGGTTCGTGTGGCAGATCCTGTTCCCCCTCGTGGCGCCCGGCCTCGTGGCGACGAGCGTGCTGTCGTTCATCCACGCGTGGAACGACTTCCTGTTCGCCAAGACGTTCATCATCTCCCGCTCGGAGAACCAGACGCTGCCGCAGGCGATCCTGGTGTTCTTCAAACCGGAGGAGAACGACTGGGGCGCGATCATGGCGTCCTCGACGCTGATGACCGTGCCGGTGCTGGTGTTCTTCGTGCTCGTGCAGCGCAGGCTGGTCAGCGGTATGGCCGGGGCGGTGAAGGGGTGA